In a genomic window of Siniperca chuatsi isolate FFG_IHB_CAS linkage group LG1, ASM2008510v1, whole genome shotgun sequence:
- the LOC122878896 gene encoding potassium-transporting ATPase subunit beta-like: protein MATLKEKRTCGQRCEDFGRFVWNSDNGTLMGRTPEKWVYISLYYAAFYVVMTALFSLAIWTLMYTLDPYAPDYQDRLKSPGVMVWPDTYGEEVVEISYNTSDKASWMKMKNILDKFLEPYNDTKQLECNTYNCTKGKYFIQNTFSAPHHTKWACPFTQSMLGACSGFEDPNFGYNCTMPCVIIKMNRIIEFLPSNHTDLPPYVNCTVLEGQDNVAKIEYFPDRGIMDLSYFPYYGKLAQPTYVNPLVAVRFSLVGEKHAKIQCRVVSDKISYENFHDPYEGKVIFYLKAVK from the exons ATGGCCACACTGAAGGAGAAGAGGACTTGTGGGCAGCGATGTGAAGACTTTGGCCGTTTTGTCTGGAACTCCGACAATGGGACGTTGATGGGGAGAACACCAGAGAAATGGG TGTACATCAGTCTGTATTATGCAGCCTTTTACGTGGTGATGACGGCCCTCTTTTCTCTGGCCATCTGGACACTCATGTACACCTTGGATCCATACGCCCCTGACTACCAAGACCGGCTAAAATCTCCGG GGGTGATGGTGTGGCCCGACACTTACGGAGAGGAAGTTGTTGAAATCTCCTACAACACATCAGATAAAGCCAGCTGGATGAAGATGAAGAACATCCTTGATAAGTTCCTGGAGC cCTATAATGACACCAAGCAGCTTGAATGCAACACCTATAACTGCACTAAGGGAAAGTACTTCATCCAGAACACCTTCTCTGCCCCTCACCACACCAAGTGGGCATGTCCCTTCACgcaaagcatgctgggagcCTGCTCAGGATTTGAGGACCCAAACTTTGGCTACAACTGCACCATGCCTTGCGTCATTATTAAGATGAACAGG ATCATTGAGTTTTTGCCTTCTAATCACACTGACCTTCCCCCATATGTCAACTGCACTGTACTG gaagGACAGGACAATGTGGCCAAAATCGAGTATTTCCCTGACAGGGGAATTATGGATCTCTCTTACTTCCCTTACTACGGAAAACTGGCACAG CCTACTTATGTCAACCCATTGGTGGCTGTTCGGTTCAGCCTGGTCGGAGAGAAGCACGCCAAGATCCAGTGCAGAGTGGTCTCTGACAAGATCAGCTATGAAAACTTCCACGACCCCTACGAGGGAAAAGTCATCTTCTACCTCAAAGCAGTGAAAtaa
- the tmco3 gene encoding transmembrane and coiled-coil domain-containing protein 3, translated as MQVVCWLLCFGTAGALAVLQKDQVAQHAIKLYRSKGATHGHSWVASNCKRLVGLLRQKNVVVKKLAAAADAVGRDRALSEPERHFQVHTLEVFQKELNESEHLVFQAVHSLQRALQGDYRDVVNMKESSRQRLEALREAAIKEEQEYVELVAAEKHQQEAVKSALAQNKTLSMLDEILEDVRKAADRLEEEIEEHAFDNNKQMKGVNVEAVLRVEDDEENGGKRKNKSRQKEVEDDLGLSMLIDSQNNQYVLTKPRDSTMPRADHHFIKDLVSVVMLSLPCGWICSLVGLPPMFGYIICGVLLGPSGLNSIKSMVQVETLGELGVFFTLFVVGLEFSPERVRKVWKTSVQGSCYLSLLMVGAGLLWGQVLRIRPTQTVFISTCLSLSSTPLVSRFLAGGSRGDKEGDLDYSSVLLGMLVMQDVQLGLFVAIMPTLIQAQSGDLDSFLFGSLRVLYLLAQVLVSLAAVLLLCLLLKSFLIGPYYKKLHAESKGNKEILVLGMAAFVFFMLTVTEILDVSMELGCFLAGALLSTQGHMVTTEVMGCIEPIRDFLAIIFFASIGLHVFPTFVLYELTILLVLTLSLVIMKFVMAVLVLSVILPPGSRHIRWIVSAGLAQVSEFSFVLSSRARRAGIISREVYLLVLSVTTLSLLLAPVLWRVTTHKWVPRGERKIVT; from the exons ATGCAGGTTGTATGCTGGCTGCTGTGCTTTGGCACGGCGGGGGCACTCGCTGTGCTGCAGAAGGACCAGGTGGCCCAGCACGCCATCAAGCTTTATCGGAGCAAGGGGGCCACACACGGCCACAGCTGGGTGGCCAGCAACTGCAAGCGGCTAGTGGGTCTCCTGCGTCAGAAGAATGTGGTCGTCAAGAAGCTGGCAGCCGCTGCTGATGCTGTTGGACGAGACCGGGCCCTTTCAGAACCCGAGAGGCACTTCCAG GTTCACACTCTGGAGGTTTTCCAGAAGGAGCTGAATGAGAGCGAGCACCTGGTGTTCCAGGCTGTGCACAGCCTGCAGAGGGCGCTGCAGGGAGACTACAGGGATGTGGTCAACATGAAGgagagcagcagacagaggCTGGAGGCCCTCAGGGAGGCAGCCATAAAG GAAGAACAGGAGTATGTGGAGCTGGTGGCTGCTGAGAAGCACCAGCAGGAAGCTGTTAAGAGCGCTTTAGCCCAGAATAAGACTCTGTCCATGCTGGACGAGATCCTGGAGGACGTCAGGAAGGCAGCAGACCGGCTAGAAGAGGAAATCGAGGAGCACGCCtttgacaacaacaaacag ATGAAAGGAGTAAATGTAGAGGCAGTGTTGAGAGTGGAGGATGACGAGGAGaatggagggaagaggaagaacaaGTCCCGGCAGAAGGAAGTGGAGGATGACCTGGGACTGAGCATGCTCATTGACTCGCAGAACAACCAGTATGTCCTGACCAAACCACGAGACTCCACAATGCCAAGAGCGGACCATCACTTCATCAAG GACTTGGTGTCAGTGGTGATGTTGTCCCTGCCTTGCGGATGGATTTGCTCTCTGGTTGGTCTTCCCCCCATGTTTGGATATATCATCTGCGGGGTCCTACTCGGCCCTTCTGGCCTCAACAGCAtcaag TCTATGGTGCAGGTGGAGACTCTGGGGGAGTTGGGTGTGTTCTTCACTCTCTTTGTGGTGGGTTTGGAGTTCTCACCGGAGCGCGTTCGAAAG gtatggAAGACATCGGTTCAGGGGTCGTGCTACCTGAGTCTGCTGATGGTGGGGGCCGGTTTGTTGTGGGGACAAGTCCTGCGTATTCGACCCACCCAGACTGTCTTCATCTCCACTTGTCTCTCCCTGTCCAGCACTCCACTAGTGTCCCGCTTCCTGGcaggggggagcagaggggacAAAGAAG gtgatCTGGACTACAGCAGTGTTCTCCTCGGGATGTTAGTGATGCAAGACGTTCAACTTGGTCTCTTCGTCGCCATAATGCCAACTCTGATCCAGGCACAGAGTGGAGACTTGGACAG CTTCCTGTTTGGAAGTCTCCGCGTGTTGTACCTCCTGGCCCAGGTCCTGGTCTCTctggctgctgtgctgctgctgtgtttgttacTCAAATCATTCCTGATTGGACCCTATTACAAGAAACTGCATGCTGAGAGCAAAGGCAACAAGGAGATCCTGGTGCTGGGGATGGcagcttttgtctttttcatgcTGACG GTGACAGAGATTTTGGATGTTTCTATGGAGCTGGGCTGTTTCCTGGCTGGAGCTTTGCTGTCCACACAGGGTCACATGGTTACGACAGAGGTCATGGGATGCATCGAGCCGATCAGAGATTTTCTCGCCATCATCTTCTTCGCCTCCATCG GTCTCCACGTGTTCCCGACATTCGTGCTGTATGAACTCACCATTCTGTTGGTGCTAACACTCTCGCTCGTCATTATGAAG TTCGTGATGGCCGTACTGGTGTTGTCGGTGATCTTGCCTCCAGGCTCTCGACACATACGGTGGATTGTCTCAGCTGGTCTGGCTCAGGTCAGCGAATTCTCCTTCGTCTTGAGCAGCCGTGCTCGTCGTGCTGGCATCATCTCCAGAGAG GTTTACCTGCTGGTTCTCAGTGTCACCACCCTCAGTTTGCTACTGGCACCAGTGCTGTGGAGAGTCACCACACACAAATGGGTTCCCCGGGGCGAACGCAAAATAGTCACATGA